One Treponema pectinovorum DNA segment encodes these proteins:
- a CDS encoding Dps family protein has translation MTKELEKKLNLYLANQLIDYVKKHNLHWNLKGSNFFALHAKLEELYDAANDILDEVAERILALGGNPISNLQEALSIATIKELETGPKSTEQTIRALVSDTDYWIKDSKEIVELAEKEGDGVTADMFNGYTKEYQKLAWMLKAYNG, from the coding sequence ATGACAAAAGAATTAGAAAAAAAATTGAATTTGTATCTTGCAAATCAACTTATAGACTATGTAAAAAAGCATAATCTGCACTGGAATTTAAAGGGAAGCAATTTTTTTGCACTCCATGCAAAGCTCGAAGAATTATACGATGCTGCAAACGACATTTTGGACGAAGTTGCAGAACGAATTCTTGCGCTAGGTGGCAATCCAATTTCTAACTTGCAAGAAGCGTTGTCTATTGCAACTATAAAAGAATTGGAAACAGGTCCAAAATCAACCGAGCAGACAATAAGAGCCTTGGTTTCTGATACAGACTATTGGATTAAAGATTCAAAAGAAATCGTCGAACTTGCAGAAAAAGAAGGAGACGGCGTTACTGCGGATATGTTCAACGGTTACACAAAAGAATATCAAAAATTGGCATGGATGCTAAAAGCGTACAACGGTTAA
- the uvsE gene encoding UV DNA damage repair endonuclease UvsE, translated as MAIGYACLTVGVEGVNYKTCRKENADEKTLKDIIESNLACMDKMLDYNIQNSIKMMRITSDIIPFGSHPVNQLKWWEIYKNPLMLLGKKAKDNGIRLSMHPGQYTVLNSPNEDVVEKAILDLMYHTRFLDSLELAKSSKMILHIGGAYGNKQEALERFAENYKKLDERIKNRLVIENDDKIFTISEVLNLGLALNIPVIYDNLHNKINPSGSESDKFWIKKVSETWTIEDGRQKIHYSEQAKDKNPGSHSATIDAKTFSQFYKDVDGDKIDIMLEVKDKNLSAVKAINAVQKSNIAALEKEWARYKYLVLEHSPANYSKIRQLLKDKNSYPVFEFYDLIDSALENQGTTGQIVNAAQHVWGYFDRLTDKKTRDKVKRQIEKAAAGNKANSLKKALWILAKEHNQKYLLESLYFKDIL; from the coding sequence ATGGCCATTGGATACGCTTGCCTTACAGTCGGTGTTGAAGGCGTGAATTACAAAACGTGCCGCAAAGAAAACGCTGACGAAAAAACTCTCAAAGACATCATCGAGTCAAATTTAGCGTGCATGGATAAAATGTTAGACTACAACATTCAAAACAGCATAAAGATGATGAGAATCACTTCCGACATAATTCCTTTCGGCTCGCATCCCGTCAATCAACTAAAATGGTGGGAAATATATAAAAATCCTCTTATGCTGCTTGGAAAAAAGGCAAAAGACAACGGAATAAGGCTTTCAATGCATCCGGGGCAGTATACGGTTCTCAACTCTCCAAACGAGGATGTTGTAGAAAAAGCGATCTTGGACCTTATGTATCATACAAGATTTTTAGACAGCCTTGAACTTGCAAAAAGCAGCAAAATGATTCTTCACATAGGCGGCGCGTACGGCAACAAGCAGGAAGCGTTGGAGCGATTTGCAGAAAACTACAAAAAATTAGACGAACGAATTAAAAACAGGCTCGTTATAGAAAATGACGACAAGATTTTTACAATCAGCGAAGTGCTAAATCTGGGACTTGCCTTGAATATCCCTGTCATCTACGATAATTTGCACAACAAGATAAATCCAAGTGGAAGCGAAAGCGACAAATTTTGGATTAAAAAAGTGAGCGAAACTTGGACTATAGAAGACGGAAGGCAGAAAATTCATTATTCTGAGCAGGCAAAAGATAAAAATCCTGGCTCGCATTCTGCAACTATCGACGCAAAAACATTTTCGCAATTTTACAAAGATGTAGACGGCGACAAAATAGACATAATGCTCGAAGTAAAAGACAAAAATCTTTCGGCGGTAAAAGCGATAAATGCCGTGCAAAAGTCTAACATCGCAGCGCTTGAAAAAGAGTGGGCAAGGTATAAATATCTTGTGCTTGAGCATTCTCCTGCAAACTACAGCAAAATACGCCAACTGCTAAAAGATAAAAACTCTTATCCGGTTTTTGAATTTTACGATTTAATCGACAGCGCTCTCGAAAATCAGGGGACTACAGGGCAAATTGTAAACGCCGCTCAGCACGTCTGGGGCTACTTTGATAGACTTACAGATAAAAAAACACGCGATAAGGTTAAAAGGCAAATCGAAAAAGCCGCTGCGGGAAACAAGGCTAATTCTTTGAAAAAGGCTCTTTGGATTCTTGCAAAAGAACACAATCAAAAATATCTGCTCGAAAGTTTGTATTTTAAGGATATTCTGTAA
- a CDS encoding cysteine hydrolase family protein has product MKLIVIDIQKGITNKKLYDFENFIKNTQKIIDAARADKVEVIYVQHDDGVGSGFSKGDVDFEIATEVSPKKNEKVYIKQFNSAFCNKNFADYLAAEKENTLIIVGLQTNFCIDATVKSAFDRGYKVIIPKGTNSTFDNDYMDGQTTYRYYNEMIWPRNFASVISVEETIKLFTE; this is encoded by the coding sequence ATGAAATTAATTGTGATTGATATTCAAAAGGGAATAACAAATAAAAAACTATATGATTTTGAAAATTTTATTAAGAACACTCAAAAAATAATAGATGCTGCCAGAGCAGATAAGGTCGAAGTTATTTATGTTCAACATGACGATGGGGTAGGGAGTGGGTTTTCAAAAGGTGATGTAGATTTTGAAATTGCAACCGAAGTAAGCCCTAAGAAAAACGAAAAAGTTTATATCAAACAGTTTAATAGTGCTTTTTGTAATAAAAATTTTGCGGACTATCTTGCTGCTGAAAAAGAAAATACTTTGATTATAGTAGGCTTGCAAACAAATTTTTGTATAGATGCAACTGTAAAGTCAGCATTCGACCGCGGATATAAAGTTATAATTCCAAAAGGCACAAATTCGACTTTTGATAACGATTATATGGACGGGCAAACAACATATCGCTATTACAACGAGATGATTTGGCCTAGAAACTTTGCAAGTGTTATCTCTGTAGAAGAAACTATAAAATTATTTACCGAATAA